One Fusarium poae strain DAOMC 252244 chromosome 4, whole genome shotgun sequence DNA window includes the following coding sequences:
- the CCT5 gene encoding T-complex protein 1 subunit epsilon (BUSCO:14388at5125): MDGLNLDMSNAAVMKDEQGRPFIVVRDQGRKKRQFGNEAVKSHILAARTVANIVKSSLGPRGLDKILISPDGDITVTNDGATILQQMEITNHVAKLLVELSKSQDDEIGDGTTGVVVLAGALLEQAADLIDKGIHPIRIADGYDQACDIAVAELDKISDTIEFSREETSNLVKVARTSLGSKIVSKSHDQFANIAVDAVLSVADLERKDVDFELIKVDGKVGGALEDTLLVKGVIVDKDFSHPQMPSEVRDAKIAILTCAFEPPKPKTKHHLDITSVEEFKKLQNYEKEKFIEMIQQIKDTGANLAICQWGFDDEANHLLLQNELPAVRWVGGPEIELIAIATNGRIVPRFEDLSAAKLGTAGIVREMSFGTTREKMLIIEECANTRAVTVFVRGSNKMIIDEAKRSLHDALCVVRNLVRDNRVVYGGGAAEIACSLAVEDEAVKTPGLEQYAMRAFSEALDTVPMTLAENSGLNPIATLAEVKSQQVKAGPEGRGKLGVDCMGRGDNNMKEAFVIDPLIGKKQQLQLATQLCRMVLKVNNVIVSGADDNDF, encoded by the exons ATGGACGGATTAA ATTTGGACATGTCCAACG CGGCGGTGATGAAGGATGAGCAAGGCCGTCCTTTTATCGTCGTTCGAGA TCAGGGGAGGAAGAAGCGCCAGTTTGGTAACGAAGCCGTCAAGTCGCACATTCTCGCCGCTCGAACCGTCGCAAATATCGTCAAGTCGTCTCTTGGTCCTCGTGGACTCGACAAGATCCTTATCTCTCCCGATGGAGATATCACCGTGACAAACGACGGCGCTACTATCCTGCAACAGATGGAGATCACCAACCATGTTGCCAAGCTACTGGTTGAGCTCTCCAAGTCCCAGGACGATGAGATTGGTGACGGTACCACTGGTGTCGTTGTTCTCGCCGGCGCTCTCCTGGAGCAGGCTGCCGACCTGATCGACAAGGGAATCCACCCCATCCGAATTGCCGACGGTTACGACCAAGCTTGCGATATTGCTGTTGCCGAGCTTGATAAGATTTCAGACACAATCGAGTTCTCCCGCGAAGAGACTTCCAACCTTGTCAAGGTTGCACGAACAAGTTTGGGAAGCAAGATTGTTTCCAAGTCCCATGACCAATTCGCCAACATTGCTGTTGATGCCGTTCTATCTGTTGCCGACCTCGAGCGAAAGGATGTCGATTTCGAGCTGATCAAGGTTGATGGCAAGGTCGGAGGAGCTCTCGAGGATACCCTCCTTGTCAAGGGTGTTATTGTCGACAAGGACTTCTCACACCCCCAGATGCCCTCAGAAGTCCGGGATGCCAAGATTGCCATCCTGACTTGCGCTTTCGAGccccccaagcccaagacCAAGCACCACCTCGACATCACCAGCGTCGAGGAGttcaagaagcttcaaaaCTACGAAAAGGAGAAGTTTATTGAGATGATTCAGCAGATCAAGGATACAGGTGCCAACCTCGCCATCTGCCAGTGGGGTTTCGACGACGAGGCCAACCATCTCCTCCTCCAGAATGAGCTACCAGCTGTTCGATGGGTCGGTGGACCTGAGATTGAGCTGATTGCTATTGCTACCAACGGCCGAATAGTCCCCAGATTCGAGGATCTTTCCGCAGCCAAGCTGGGTACGGCTGGCATTGTCCGAGAGATGTCCTTCGGTACAACACGAGAGAAGATGCTTATCATTGAGGAGTGTGCCAACACCCGGGCTGTCACAGTCTTTGTCCGAGGTAGCAACAAGATG ATTATCGACGAGGCCAAGCGATCTCTACACGATGCTCTTTGCGTGGTGCGAAACCTGGTCCGTGATAACCGTGTTGTCTACGGTGGTGGTGCTGCCGAGATTGCCTGCTCTTTGGCTGTCGAGGACGAGGCTGTCAAGACTCCTGGTCTTGAGCAGTACGCCATGCGTGCCTTTTCCGAGGCTCTCGACACCGTTCCCATGACCCTAGCTGAGAACAGTGGTCTCAACCCTATCGCTACTCTTGCCGAAGTCAAGAGCCAACAGGTCAAGGCTGGACCCGAGGGCCGTGGCAAGCTTGGTGTCGACTGCATGGGACGTGGTGACAACAACATGAAGGAGGCTTTCGTTATTGACCCTCTTATCGGCAAGAAGCAGCAGCTCCAGCTTGCCACACAATTATGTCGCATGGTTCTCAAGGTCAACAACGTTATTGTTTCAGGAGCGGATGACAACGACTTTTAG
- a CDS encoding hypothetical protein (BUSCO:12092at5125): MSRHRIVHTFDTNDIVSEFDGEDYEEEGEDELSPEDRQAMDEGTAEVRRALGTEANKVTKSQIEEALWHYYYDVDKSVTYLMKTFIAPAPKPVKKTPEGMSVSFSASRRLLGTGADHGRLSGGYASNMKLPPVDKVPAGFFNDMPWLNIPQERQTLFVEPERPRGGLLGGSESAPKMSKLQALAAARKKKIEEKKEQEKLEKGVGNLSVAESQKENQPPFNQRRQIAKPAPQVQPATHETEIENKNTTKDNEHIDPSYAYKDELMPDSVPEVGIVSRPNPSALARTLFGSAPSNTHRPDVFAMPYTSSPSFLAQAFAEPSPDDIVFAAQAKAGKQPAAKATKKPQKEKSKDVSEAEKDVAGLKVVDAPPPKSKGLDVLKEYENSSNKRSISFVVVGHVDAGKSTLMGRLLLELKFVEKHTIDRYRKQAEKSGKQSFALAWVMDQRSEERERGVTIDIATNHFETEKTSFTILDAPGHRDFVPNMIAGASQADFAILVIDANTGAHEKGLKGQTREHVLLLRSLGVQRLVIAVNKLDMVGWSQERYDEISQQVSGFLAGLGFVSKNIDFVPISGLNGDNLARRTEATAASWYTGPTLIEALENSEPATARALKSPFRMAISEVFRSQLGTTTIAGRVDAGSFQIGDALLVQPSGEEAYVKSIMVDSDMQDWAVAGQNVSVSLTNIDPIHIRVGDMLCHTKNPINCSDSFVMKAMAFEHLMPMPVDLHRGRLHSAGQIVSIAASLDKVTGAVVKKKPRVVQPGGVARVSVKLAAKVPLEAGQRVVIRSGGETVAAGLLE; the protein is encoded by the exons ATGTCTCGCCACCGAATTGTTCATACATTTGATACGAACGATATCGTATCTGAATTTGACGGCGAAGACTACGAAGAAGAGGGAGAAGATGAGCTCAGCCCTGAGGATCGTCAAGCGATGGACGAGGGAACCGCAGAGGTCCGCAGAGCTCTAGGGACTGAAGCGAACAAAGTCACAAAGTCACAAATCGAGGAAGCCTTGTGGCATTACTACTATGATGTTGACAAGTCAGTCACATATCTGATGAAGACATTTATTGCCCCGGCACCAAAACCAGTAAAGAAAACGCCAGAAGGTATGTCAGTCTCTTTTTCTGCTTCGCGACGCCTTTTGGGTACTGGAGCAGACCACGGACGTCTGTCAGGCGGATACGCCTCCAATATGAAACTTCCACCGGTCGACAAAGTTCCTGCCGGTTTCTTTAATGATATGCCATGGTTGAATATACCACAAGAGCGTCAGACTCTCTTCGTCGAGCCTGAACGTCCCCGTGGAGGCTTGCTAGGAGGAAGCGAGAGTGCTCCTAAGATGTCAAAGCTTCAAGCTCTTGCGGCTGctaggaagaaaaagatcgaagagaagaaggagcaaGAAAAGCTCGAGAAAGGCGTAGGAAATCTTTCTGTTGCTGAGTCACAAAAGGAGAATCAGCCGCCTTTCAATCAGAGACGACAAATTGCCAAACCCGCACCCCAAGTCCAACCTGCAACTCATGAAACGGAAATCGAGAACAAAAATACAACCAAAGACAATGAACATATAGACCCAAGTTATGCATACAAGGATGAACTCATGCCGGATTCTGTTCCTGAAGTTGGAATTGTATCTCGGCCTAACCCATCCGCCTTAGCTCGGACGCTCTTTGGATCTGCTCCGTCCAACACCCATAGGCCTGATGTTTTTGCTATGCCTTACACATCCTCTCCATCTTTTCTTGCCCAAGCTTTCGCCGAGCCAAGTCCAGACGACATTGTGTTTGCAGCCCAGGCGAAAG CGGGCAAACAACCAGCAGCCAAGGCTACCAAAAAGCCccaaaaagagaagagtaAAGATGTTTCCGAGGCTGAGAAAGATGTTGCTGGGCTCAAGGTCGTCGATGCGCCACCACCTAAGAGCAAGGGCCTCGACGTTCTTAAGGAGTACGAAAATAGCTCCAACAAGCGGAGTATTAGTTTTGTTGTAGTTG GACATGTCGACGCTGGCAAGAGTACCCTCATGGGTCGGCTGTTATTGGAACTCAAATTTGTTGAGAAGCACACGATTGATCGGTATCGAAAACAGGCCGAAAAGTCTGGCAAGCAGTCTTTTGCACTTGCATGGGTAATGGACCAGAGGAGCGAGGAGCGAGAAAGAGGTGTAACCATCGACATTGCGACGAATCATTTTGAGACGGAGAAAACCAGCTTTACTATCCTTGACGCACCTGGCCATCGAGATTTTGTGCCAAACATGATCGCAGGTGCCAGTCAGGCTGACTTTGCCATCCTGGTCATTGATGCAAACACTGGAGCCCACGAGAAGGGTCTGAAGGGGCAGACAAGAGAGCATGTGTTGCTCCTACGGAGTTTGGGTGTTCAAAGACTCGTCATCGCTGTGAACAAGCTTGATATGGTCGGTTGGTCACAGGAGCGCTACGATGAGATTTCTCAACAGGTCAGCGGATTCCTCGCGGGTCTTGGGTTCGTGTCTAAGAATATTGACTTTGTTCCGATATCGGGTCTAAACGGCGACAATCTTGCCCGCCGAACAGAAGCCACTGCAGCATCTTGGTACACCGGACCTACTCTGATCGAGGCTTTGGAAAACTCAGAGCCGGCAACAGCACGAGCCCTCAAGAGCCCGTTCAGAATGGCCATCTCTGAAGTTTTCAGATCGCAACTTGGTACAACAACGATTGCTGGCCGAGTCGACGCAGGCTCATTTCAAATCGGCGATGCCCTATTAGTTCAGCCAAGCGGAGAGGAAGCATATGTCAAGTCAATTATGGTTGACTCGGACATGCAAGATTGGGCTGTTGCTGGACAAAACGTCAGTGTTTCCCTTACCAACATCGATCCGATTCACATTCGAGTTGGCGATATGCTTTGCCATACGAAGAATCCCATCAATTGCAGCGATAGCTTCGTCATGAAGGCCATGGCATTTGAGCATCTCATGCCTATGCCCGTGGACCTCCACCGTGGACGACTGCATTCGGCTGGACAAATTGTATCGATTGCAGCATCACTTGATAAGGTCACGGGGGctgttgtcaagaagaagcccCGAGTTGTTCAGCCAGGTGGTGTGGCTCGGGTATCTGTCAAATTAGCAGCCAAGGTTCCTCTTGAAGCTGGGCAAAGAGTTGTCATACGAAGTGGGGGTGAAACTGTCGCTGCTGGATTATTGGAATAG
- a CDS encoding hypothetical protein (TransMembrane:7 (o12-32i39-58o78-101i122-141o153-177i198-218o233-256i)), protein MTDEQSIWMYDPSLPLAIIATAIYGLIFLVLAYQTLIKYRAWFFIVVVVGSAIEVAAYNLRIHSIQNQSEITPFVMTLTYTVLAPVLIAAGNYLLISRLIFAVLPQSHHRILKIPGRHLTPVFVGCDVIAFLIQGSGSGVASSDNWQGEMERIGVKILIAGLSFQLVAFSLFICVFRRFHILAGRMAIDSAPKGWQKVVLSVYISSILIMIRCIFRVVEFAGGRNSYAFNHEWLFWVFESLPMVGAIGIFCIYHPYRYLGESDGRRKGVQAEDSVELAERRK, encoded by the exons ATGACAGATGAACAGTCCATTTGGATGTATGACCCATCCTTGCCGCTTGCTATCATCGCAACTGCTATCTACGGCCTCATCTTCCTTGTCCTCGCCTACCAGACTCTCATTAAATATCGAGCTTGGTTCTTCATTGTTGTCGTCGTAGGCTCAGCCATAGAGGTCGCCGCCTACAACCTCAGGATACATTCCATCCAGAACCAATCCGAGATA ACCCCCTTTGTCATGACCTTGACGTATACGGTCCTAGCCCCCGTTCTCATCGCAGCAGGAAACTACCTACTCATAAGTCGTCTAATATTCGCCGTTCTCCCTCAATCGCACCATCGAATTCTTAAAATTCCAGGTCGACATCTGACACCGGTTTTTGTCGGATGCGATGTCATCGCGTTCCTCATTCAGGGAAGTGGCTCTGGGGTTGCGAGCTCTGACAACTGGCAGGGGGAGATGGAGAGGATCGGAGTCAAGATACTCATAGCCGGTTTATCGTTTCAGCTCGTGGCCTTTTCGCTCTTTATCTGTGTTTTTCGGCGGTTCCATATTCTGGCAGGTCGCATGGCGATCGATAGTGCACCCAAGGGATGGCAGAAGGTGGTTCTTTCAGTGTACATCTCGAGTATCTTGATCATG ATTCGCTGTATATTCCGTGTTGTCGAATTTGCGGGCGGAAGAAACTCTTATGCCTTCAACCACGAGTGGCTCTTTTGGGTTTTCGAGAGTCTGCCAATGGTCGGTGCCATTGGTATCTTCTGTATTTATCACCCCTATCGGTATTTAGGGGAGTCTGACGGTCGACGTAAGGGTGTCCAGGCTGAAGACAGTGTTGAGTTGGCGGAGCGTCGAAAGTAG
- a CDS encoding hypothetical protein (BUSCO:12749at5125), with protein sequence MISTKSNPDSQQTRKQAVAEASSSRVLPKPVPESQAQDPRTYQIEQLRRRYSPKETTAPDGATSLVFKIKPSDPDFPFELSALECDIRVPQAYPDEMPVLHVKNKDIERGFSINIERGWDSLVEERPGATLLAYTRELDKNLEKFLSEQKAETVKLMTFRDTRHVEAQKTRTEEPAQPKQPSEPAPPKPAPPLVRYVPEPSYTKDEVAAAKERRAAEIRQLEARMKRTPEYRRSPDGVVYTLPLEPQKRAQLPPGLQSVRSLHLIIPLLYPLQNLRIQLNNVESQDAEPVEELFCEKAEEQQHMSLMSHLNYLAQNIHKLAKQAQALVPKVETPAPAAEDESQDTKESEPKSENSHIHVIPRPPEWGYVVGDDEESSSSDETDDGGVVIENEEKEPQVYMPGETPERGTMLSFPSIELHGIELLQLAILGISIKCERCKTVNEVTGLKPDVEKTSSCKKCAEAFVVKFRQTLIHENSTRAGFLDLAGCKVADMLPSTFVPTCGRCSTPAPGLVSVRGSSVTNVCRDCHGHFTFKIPEVKFLFITPGSRPPPTSGPRRKQEKLGLHAGDQLPDKGTCSHYRKSYRWFRFSCCSRVHPCDKCHDKQEDHINEWANRIICGWCSREQNYSSAVEACRFCGRYLIGKKGRGFWEGGKGTRDRTTMSRKDPRKYKRIGTSAAREK encoded by the coding sequence ATGATTTCTACAAAGTCAAACCCAGATTCTCAGCAGACCCGTAAGCAGGCTGTGGCTGAAGCTTCGTCCTCCCGTGTCCTTCCCAAGCCTGTGCCAGAATCTCAGGCTCAGGATCCCAGGACATATCAGATCGAGCAGTTGCGCCGACGGTATTCACCAAAGGAAACCACCGCCCCAGATGGTGCAACTTCACTAGTCTTCAAGATCAAGCCCTCAGATCCTGACTTTCCATTCGAGCTGTCCGCTCTCGAGTGTGATATCCGTGTTCCCCAGGCTTACCCGGATGAGATGCCGGTGCTGCATGTAAAGAACAAGGACATCGAGAGGGGTTTTAGTATCAATATAGAGAGAGGATGGGACTCACTTGTCGAGGAGAGGCCCGGAGCGACCTTGCTCGCTTACACGCGAGAGTTAGACAAGAACCTGGAAAAGTTCCTGTCTGAGCAAAAGGCCGAGACAGTCAAGCTCATGACTTTTAGAGACACGAGGCATGTGGAGGCACAAAAGACTCGGACAGAAGAACCAGCGCAGCCCAAGCAGCCATCTGAACCAGCTCCGCCAAAACCTGCTCCGCCGCTTGTGAGGTACGTTCCAGAACCGTCATACACAAAGGATGAAGTCGCCGCTGCGAAAGAGCGACGGGCAGCCGAGATTCGTCAGCTCGAGGCACGTATGAAGAGGACACCCGAATACCGTCGTTCGCCCGACGGTGTTGTGTATACTCTACCGCTAGAGCCACAGAAGCGTGCTCAGCTTCCACCAGGATTACAGTCTGTCAGAAGTCTTCATCTAATTATTCCTTTGCTTTACCCCCTCCAAAACCTCCGCATCCAGCTCAACAACGTCGAGTCCCAGGATGCGGAGCCTGTGGAGGAACTCTTTTGCGAGAAAGCTGAGGAGCAGCAACACATGTCTCTCATGAGCCACCTGAACTACCTCGCACAAAACATTCATAAGCTTGCCAAGCAAGCACAGGCCCTGGTACCCAAGGTTGAGACACCTGCACCAGCTGCTGAAGATGAGTCTCAGGATACAAAGGAATCCGAGCCAAAATCTGAGAATAGCCACATTCATGTGATTCCACGACCCCCGGAGTGGGGTTACGTTGTTGGGGACGACGAAGAGAGCTCTAGCTCTGATGAGACTGATGATGGCGGTGTTGTGATAGAGAACGAGGAAAAGGAACCGCAAGTCTACATGCCAGGTGAAACCCCTGAGCGTGGCACTATGTTGTCGTTTCCTTCGATTGAGTTGCACGGTATTGAACTCCTTCAGCTTGCCATCTTGGGTATCAGCATCAAGTGCGAACGATGCAAGACAGTGAACGAAGTCACGGGTCTGAAGCCTGACGTCGAAAAGACGTCTAGCTGCAAGAAGTGTGCTGAAGCATTTGTCGTAAAGTTTCGACAAACGCTCATCCACGAGAATTCTACACGGGCTGGATTCCTCGATCTGGCAGGGTGCAAGGTAGCAGATATGCTACCTAGCACGTTTGTCCCTACTTGCGGGAGGTGCTCTACCCCAGCCCCAGGTCTTGTCTCAGTACGGGGATCATCAGTGACAAATGTCTGTCGAGACTGTCACGGTCattttacctttaaaatTCCCGAAGTCAAGTTCTTGTTCATCACCCCGGGGTCTCGCCCTCCACCAACCTCTGGCCCTCGTCGGAAACAAGAGAAGCTTGGTCTCCATGCGGGAGACCAACTGCCCGACAAGGGTACATGCTCGCACTACCGAAAGTCATATCGATGGTTTCGCTTCTCATGCTGCAGCCGCGTACACCCCTGCGACAAGTGCCATGACAAGCAGGAAGACCACATAAACGAATGGGCCAACCGCATCATCTGCGGCTGGTGTAGCCGCGAGCAAAATTACTCATCGGCTGTCGAGGCGTGCAGATTCTGCGGTCGCTACCTGATAGGTAAAAAGGGAAGGGGGTTCTGGGAAGGTGGAAAAGGAACGAGAGACAGGACGACGATGAGTCGGAAGGATCCGAGAAAGTACAAGAGGATTGGTACTTCAGCGGCCAGAGAAAAGTAG